The following coding sequences lie in one Variovorax terrae genomic window:
- a CDS encoding NYN domain-containing protein, which produces MERKSRVALLIDADNSPASKIDLILNELSTFGETNIRRAYGNWKKNELKGWEEVLHEHAIRPMQQFDYTKGKNASDMAMVIDALELLYTDRPDAFGIVSSDADFTPLVMHLRAKGAAVYGFGAQKTPEPFVNACSRFLFLDKLRPAAVSDAADADTEAVAAAPLRASTAQLKQDARLVLLLRNAVQAAADDDGWARVGAVGSQIANQASFDHRNYGYATLTKLLVATQLFDVADEGKSTVAVRDKRLAKAGRGG; this is translated from the coding sequence ATGGAGCGCAAATCCCGCGTCGCGCTGCTGATCGACGCCGACAACTCGCCGGCCTCGAAGATCGACCTGATCCTCAACGAGCTGTCCACCTTCGGCGAGACCAACATCCGGCGCGCCTACGGCAACTGGAAGAAGAACGAGCTGAAGGGCTGGGAAGAGGTGCTGCACGAGCACGCGATTCGCCCGATGCAGCAGTTCGACTACACCAAGGGCAAGAACGCGAGCGACATGGCCATGGTGATCGATGCGCTGGAGCTGCTCTACACCGACCGGCCCGACGCCTTCGGCATCGTCTCCTCCGACGCCGACTTCACGCCGCTGGTGATGCACCTGCGCGCCAAGGGCGCGGCGGTCTACGGCTTCGGCGCGCAGAAGACGCCCGAGCCCTTCGTCAACGCCTGCTCGCGCTTCCTGTTCCTCGACAAGCTGCGGCCCGCGGCCGTCAGCGACGCGGCCGATGCCGACACCGAAGCGGTGGCCGCCGCGCCGCTGCGCGCGAGCACCGCGCAGCTCAAGCAGGACGCCCGCCTGGTGCTGCTGCTGCGCAACGCGGTGCAGGCCGCGGCGGACGACGACGGCTGGGCGCGCGTGGGCGCGGTCGGCAGCCAGATCGCCAACCAGGCCTCGTTCGACCACCGCAACTACGGCTACGCCACGCTGACCAAGCTGCTGGTGGCCACGCAGCTGTTCGACGTCGCCGACGAAGGCAAATCCACCGTCGCGGTGCGCGACAAGCGGCTGGCCAAGGCGGGCCGCGGCGGCTAG
- a CDS encoding DUF3025 domain-containing protein yields MHGIDWTRPWLRPWREPGQRLAQAVAGGLPLHEALNREARAPVRFVPQSELPPGMAYEHYIFESGCCPVRADLHDFFNGICWLGLPRTKQRLNALQAAQIAADGIGPKRGPVRDALTLFDENAALLQAPPPLWQALLDKDWHRLFVVLRPLWAEAELRVVGHAALEKLVFPRKQVTVHVWRSFRAIESGADLDDRLAASLAPAALAAKPFAPLPVLGIPGWWAENENFSFYDDSLVFRPPQGHNHPYNKADPAAGMT; encoded by the coding sequence CTGCACGGCATCGACTGGACGCGGCCCTGGCTGCGCCCGTGGCGCGAGCCCGGGCAGCGGCTCGCGCAGGCGGTGGCCGGCGGCCTGCCGCTGCACGAGGCGCTCAACCGCGAGGCGAGGGCGCCGGTGCGCTTCGTGCCGCAAAGCGAGCTGCCGCCCGGCATGGCCTACGAGCACTATATTTTTGAGAGCGGCTGCTGCCCGGTGCGCGCGGACCTCCACGACTTTTTCAATGGAATCTGCTGGCTCGGCCTGCCGCGGACCAAGCAGCGGCTCAATGCCCTGCAGGCCGCGCAGATCGCGGCCGACGGCATCGGCCCGAAGCGCGGGCCGGTGCGCGATGCGCTCACGCTGTTCGACGAGAACGCGGCCTTGCTGCAGGCGCCGCCGCCGCTGTGGCAGGCGCTGCTCGACAAGGACTGGCACCGCCTGTTCGTGGTGCTGCGCCCGCTGTGGGCCGAGGCCGAGCTGCGCGTGGTGGGCCACGCCGCGCTCGAGAAGCTGGTTTTTCCACGAAAACAGGTCACTGTCCACGTGTGGCGGTCATTTCGTGCTATCGAATCAGGAGCAGACCTCGATGACCGGCTGGCCGCCAGCCTGGCGCCGGCCGCGCTGGCGGCCAAGCCGTTCGCGCCGCTGCCGGTGCTCGGCATTCCCGGCTGGTGGGCGGAAAACGAGAACTTTTCCTTCTATGATGACTCACTCGTGTTCCGCCCTCCGCAGGGCCACAATCATCCATACAACAAGGCAGATCCTGCGGCCGGCATGACTTGA
- the htpX gene encoding protease HtpX: MKRILLFVLTNVAVVAVLGIVASLLGVNRYLTANGLNLGALLGFALIMGFGGAIISLLISKPVAKWSAGVRVINQPQTADEAWIVETVRRLADKAGIGMPEVGIFEGDPNAFATGAFKNSALVAVSTGLLQGMTREEVEAVIGHEVAHIANGDMVTMTLIQGVMNTFVVFLSRVIGYAVDSFLRRNDDRSSGPGIGYMVTTLVLDIVLGFAAAIVVAWFSRQREFRADAGSAQLLGRRQPMINALARLGGMHPGELPKSVSAMGIAGGIGKLFSTHPPIEQRIAALQNAQG; the protein is encoded by the coding sequence ATGAAACGCATCCTCTTGTTCGTACTGACCAACGTCGCCGTCGTGGCGGTGCTGGGCATCGTGGCCAGCCTGCTGGGCGTCAACCGCTACCTCACGGCCAACGGGCTGAACCTCGGCGCGCTGCTCGGCTTCGCGCTCATCATGGGCTTTGGCGGCGCCATCATCTCGCTGCTGATCAGCAAGCCGGTGGCCAAGTGGAGCGCCGGCGTGCGCGTGATCAACCAGCCGCAGACGGCCGACGAGGCCTGGATCGTCGAGACCGTGCGCCGCCTGGCCGACAAGGCCGGCATCGGCATGCCCGAGGTCGGCATCTTCGAAGGCGACCCCAACGCCTTCGCCACCGGCGCCTTCAAGAACTCGGCGCTGGTCGCCGTGTCCACCGGCCTGCTGCAGGGCATGACGCGCGAGGAGGTCGAGGCCGTGATCGGCCACGAGGTGGCCCACATCGCCAACGGCGACATGGTCACCATGACCTTGATCCAGGGCGTGATGAACACCTTCGTGGTGTTCCTGAGCCGCGTGATCGGCTACGCGGTGGACAGCTTCCTGCGCCGCAACGACGATCGCTCCTCGGGCCCCGGCATCGGCTACATGGTGACCACCCTGGTGCTGGACATCGTGCTCGGCTTCGCCGCGGCCATCGTGGTGGCCTGGTTCTCGCGCCAGCGCGAGTTCCGCGCCGACGCCGGCTCGGCCCAGCTGCTGGGCCGCAGGCAGCCCATGATCAACGCGCTGGCCCGCCTGGGCGGCATGCACCCGGGCGAGCTGCCCAAGAGCGTCTCGGCCATGGGCATCGCGGGCGGCATCGGCAAGCTGTTCTCCACCCACCCGCCGATCGAGCAGCGCATCGCCGCGCTGCAGAACGCGCAGGGCTGA
- a CDS encoding YXWGXW repeat-containing protein yields MPVLTPILRRCGGLLPVAAVAAGSLWLSGCVVAPVAPAPMVGEAGPVVEAPMAPPMPIQETVTVAPAVGYVWINGFWQWGGGRYAWRPGYWAVPPRPGYAWTPHRWVQGPGGNWRFHGGHWAPR; encoded by the coding sequence ATGCCTGTGCTGACCCCGATTCTTCGCCGCTGCGGCGGCCTCTTGCCCGTGGCGGCGGTGGCCGCGGGCAGCCTCTGGCTCTCGGGCTGCGTGGTGGCGCCCGTGGCGCCGGCGCCCATGGTCGGTGAAGCCGGCCCGGTGGTGGAGGCGCCGATGGCGCCGCCCATGCCGATCCAGGAAACCGTCACGGTGGCCCCGGCGGTGGGCTACGTCTGGATCAACGGCTTCTGGCAATGGGGCGGCGGGCGCTACGCCTGGCGTCCGGGCTACTGGGCCGTGCCGCCGCGTCCGGGCTATGCCTGGACACCGCACCGCTGGGTGCAGGGGCCGGGCGGCAACTGGCGCTTCCACGGCGGCCACTGGGCGCCGCGCTGA
- a CDS encoding NAD(P)/FAD-dependent oxidoreductase — MIRISELKLPLTEAESPEAALRAAAARLLGLPPAGIARLEVFKRSFDARKAELMAVYIVDLVLADASRHDTLLAQFKDHPHIGATPDMAWRAPVQAPAGLAPRPVVVGFGPCGIFAALLLAQMGFRPIVLERGKAVRQRTQDTWGLWRKNVLDPESNVQFGEGGAGTFSDGKLYSQIKDPRFLGRKVMQEFVKAGAPPEILYVAHPHIGTFKLVKVVEHMREQIIALGGEIRFGQRVTDVQIDDGPAGRQLRGLTVLNQATGATQELRADHVVMALGHSSRDTFAMLHRRGVYLEAKPFSIGFRIEHPQGVIDRARWGRHAGHPLLGAADYKLVHHAGNGRSVYSFCMCPGGTVVAATSEPGRVVTNGMSQYSRNERNANAGLVVGIEPADYPSDPAAFAAALGEAFADPAPPPGQPHHPLAGIVLQRQLESRAYVLGGGTYEAPGQLVGDFIAGRPSTALGSVLPSYKPGVKLGNLHEALPRYAIEAMQEALPVFGRKIRGYDMPDAMLTGVETRTSSPLRITRGDDFQSLNLRGLYPAGEGAGYAGGILSAGVDGIKVAEAVARSALGAA, encoded by the coding sequence ATGATCCGAATTTCAGAACTCAAGCTCCCGCTCACCGAGGCGGAATCCCCCGAGGCCGCACTGCGTGCGGCTGCCGCCCGCCTGCTGGGCCTGCCCCCTGCCGGGATCGCACGCCTGGAGGTGTTCAAGCGCAGCTTCGATGCGCGCAAGGCCGAGTTGATGGCGGTCTACATCGTCGATCTCGTGCTGGCCGACGCCTCGCGGCACGATACGCTGCTGGCGCAGTTCAAGGACCACCCTCACATCGGCGCCACCCCCGACATGGCGTGGCGCGCCCCGGTGCAGGCGCCGGCCGGCCTGGCGCCGCGCCCGGTGGTGGTGGGCTTCGGCCCCTGCGGCATCTTCGCGGCACTGCTGCTGGCGCAAATGGGCTTTCGGCCCATCGTGCTGGAGCGCGGCAAGGCGGTGCGCCAGCGCACCCAGGACACCTGGGGCCTGTGGCGCAAGAACGTGCTCGACCCCGAGAGCAACGTGCAGTTCGGCGAGGGCGGCGCCGGCACCTTCTCGGACGGCAAGCTCTACAGCCAGATCAAGGACCCGCGCTTTCTCGGCCGCAAGGTGATGCAGGAGTTCGTGAAGGCCGGCGCGCCGCCCGAGATCCTGTACGTCGCGCATCCGCACATCGGCACCTTCAAGCTGGTGAAGGTGGTGGAACACATGCGCGAGCAGATCATCGCCCTGGGCGGCGAGATCCGCTTCGGCCAGCGCGTGACCGACGTGCAGATCGACGACGGCCCCGCGGGCCGGCAGCTGCGCGGCCTCACGGTGCTGAACCAGGCCACGGGCGCCACGCAGGAGCTGCGCGCCGACCATGTGGTGATGGCGCTGGGCCACAGCTCGCGCGACACCTTCGCCATGCTGCACCGGCGCGGCGTCTACCTCGAAGCCAAGCCGTTCTCGATCGGCTTTCGCATCGAGCACCCGCAGGGCGTGATCGACCGCGCGCGCTGGGGCCGGCATGCGGGCCATCCGCTGCTGGGCGCGGCCGACTACAAGCTGGTGCACCACGCCGGCAACGGCCGTTCGGTCTACAGCTTCTGCATGTGCCCGGGCGGCACGGTGGTGGCCGCCACCTCGGAGCCCGGCCGCGTGGTGACCAACGGCATGAGCCAGTACTCGCGCAACGAGCGCAATGCCAACGCCGGCCTGGTGGTGGGCATCGAGCCCGCCGACTACCCCAGCGACCCGGCTGCGTTCGCCGCCGCGCTGGGCGAGGCCTTCGCCGACCCGGCACCGCCCCCCGGCCAGCCGCATCATCCGCTGGCGGGCATCGTGCTGCAGCGCCAGCTCGAATCGCGCGCCTACGTGCTGGGCGGCGGCACCTACGAAGCGCCGGGCCAGTTGGTGGGCGACTTCATCGCGGGCCGGCCCTCCACCGCCCTGGGCAGCGTGCTGCCGTCCTACAAGCCGGGGGTGAAGCTCGGCAACCTGCACGAGGCGCTACCGCGCTACGCGATCGAGGCGATGCAGGAGGCGCTGCCGGTGTTCGGCCGCAAGATCCGCGGCTACGACATGCCCGACGCCATGCTCACCGGCGTGGAGACGCGCACCTCGTCACCGCTGCGCATCACGCGCGGCGACGATTTCCAGAGCCTGAACCTGCGCGGCCTCTACCCTGCCGGCGAGGGCGCGGGCTATGCGGGCGGCATCCTCTCGGCCGGCGTGGACGGCATCAAGGTGGCCGAAGCCGTGGCGCGCAGCGCGCTGGGCGCGGCCTGA
- the cysK gene encoding cysteine synthase A produces the protein MKADNILQTIGATPHIRLHRLFGGGANVWVKSERANPGGSIKDRIALAMVEDAEASGALKPGGTIIEPTSGNTGIGLAMVAAVKGYKLVLVMPDSMSVERRRLMLAYGATFDLTPREKGMKGSIARAQELVAATPGAWMPQQFENPANIDVHMRTTAQEILADFPEGLDALVTGVGTGGHITGCARVLKAKWPKLKVFAVEPTASPVISGGQPSPHPIQGIGAGFIPKNLDVSLLDGVIQVDAEPAREMARRCAREEGILVGISSGATLAAIAQKLPELGAGARVLGFNYDTGERYLSIEGFLPA, from the coding sequence ATGAAAGCCGACAACATCCTGCAGACCATCGGCGCCACGCCGCACATCCGCCTCCACCGCCTGTTCGGCGGCGGCGCGAACGTCTGGGTCAAGTCCGAGCGCGCCAATCCCGGCGGCTCGATCAAGGACCGCATCGCGCTGGCGATGGTGGAAGACGCCGAGGCCTCCGGCGCGCTGAAACCCGGCGGCACCATCATCGAGCCGACCTCAGGCAACACCGGCATCGGCCTGGCCATGGTGGCCGCGGTCAAGGGCTACAAGCTGGTGCTGGTGATGCCCGACAGCATGTCGGTGGAGCGCCGCCGCCTGATGCTGGCCTATGGCGCCACGTTCGACCTGACGCCGCGCGAGAAAGGCATGAAGGGCTCGATCGCCCGCGCCCAGGAGCTGGTGGCCGCCACGCCCGGCGCCTGGATGCCGCAGCAGTTCGAGAACCCGGCCAACATCGACGTGCACATGCGCACCACGGCGCAGGAGATCCTGGCCGACTTCCCCGAAGGCCTGGACGCGCTCGTCACCGGCGTGGGCACGGGCGGCCACATCACCGGCTGCGCCCGCGTGCTCAAGGCCAAGTGGCCAAAGCTCAAGGTGTTCGCGGTGGAGCCCACCGCTTCGCCCGTGATTTCGGGCGGGCAACCCTCGCCGCACCCGATCCAGGGCATCGGCGCCGGCTTCATCCCGAAGAACCTGGACGTGAGCCTGCTCGACGGCGTGATCCAGGTCGATGCCGAACCGGCCCGCGAGATGGCGCGCCGCTGCGCGCGCGAGGAAGGCATCCTGGTCGGCATCTCCTCGGGCGCCACGCTGGCCGCCATTGCGCAGAAGCTGCCGGAGCTGGGCGCCGGCGCGCGCGTGCTGGGTTTCAACTACGACACCGGCGAACGCTACCTGTCGATCGAAGGCTTTCTCCCGGCTTGA
- a CDS encoding RNA pseudouridine synthase → MTAPARPPAEAGTRLAKRVAELVPCSRSQAEQYIEGGWVRVDGEVVETPQFRVLDQRIEIDPQARLAPLEPVTLLLHKPPGFDAADGPRPAGQLLMAASHAQPQDRSGIRPLKRHFMQLQCVTPLETGASGLVVFTQEWRVARKLTEDAALVEHEIIVEVAGPVTPETLARLNHAPAGGRGAPAPRVSLNQQTAAGTRLRFAAKGHTPGQIAWLCGEAGLQVTGMKRIRIGRVPLASLPAGQWRYLAAHERF, encoded by the coding sequence ATGACGGCTCCCGCCCGCCCGCCGGCGGAGGCCGGCACCCGGCTCGCCAAGCGCGTGGCCGAGCTCGTGCCCTGCTCGCGCAGCCAGGCCGAGCAGTACATCGAGGGCGGCTGGGTCCGCGTCGACGGCGAGGTGGTCGAGACACCGCAGTTCCGCGTGCTGGACCAGCGCATCGAGATCGACCCGCAGGCCCGCCTCGCGCCGCTGGAGCCGGTGACGCTGCTGCTGCACAAGCCGCCGGGCTTCGACGCGGCCGACGGCCCGCGCCCGGCCGGCCAGCTGCTCATGGCGGCCAGCCACGCGCAGCCGCAGGACCGCTCGGGCATCCGCCCGCTCAAGCGGCATTTCATGCAACTGCAATGCGTGACGCCGCTGGAGACCGGGGCCAGCGGCCTCGTGGTGTTCACCCAGGAATGGCGCGTGGCGCGCAAGCTCACCGAGGATGCGGCGCTGGTGGAGCACGAGATCATCGTGGAAGTGGCCGGCCCGGTCACGCCCGAGACGCTGGCCCGGCTCAACCACGCCCCCGCCGGCGGCCGGGGCGCGCCGGCGCCCCGGGTCAGCCTCAACCAGCAGACCGCGGCCGGCACCCGGCTGCGCTTTGCCGCCAAGGGCCACACGCCGGGCCAGATCGCCTGGCTCTGCGGCGAAGCCGGGCTGCAGGTCACAGGCATGAAGCGCATCCGCATCGGGCGCGTGCCCCTGGCCAGCCTGCCCGCGGGCCAATGGCGCTACCTCGCGGCGCACGAGCGGTTCTGA
- a CDS encoding MBL fold metallo-hydrolase, giving the protein MVRPSQLLHSQREPVPTRPAATVLLLRDTPQGIEVLMTRRSMTASFAPGAYVFPGGGVDAADSAAHAIAARRPTQSELHLTQAIAAIRESFEELGILLARHADGRPANAADIAALDRKAPFAAQCQARGLTLAADQVFVLAHWITDRDLPRRFDVPFLVARMPEGQQPVADEAEQFEPVWVRPVDALARHRAGQFFIIFPTIRTLERLQAFQSVDEVLAACASEQPLWTSCPRAGFLAGREARYMEHEMPYGELELVSPDGQIVHHLDWQTEQPVALLKNVQRLTAPNPGVMTGPGTNSYLVGDPASGYIAIDPGPDDAAHLERLWRAVKGDIRLIVCTHSHPDHSPGARPLQALCAGKPPILGLPSAPTARSASHFVPDRVLQNQEHLVTQGQGLPHTLKVIFTPGHAANHLCLVLLEDGLLFSGDHILNGSTTVVDPPDGDMTAYLESLDTLSAACGEHGIGFILPAHGHVLGHARQAIAHLKAHRLKREAKIIAAMQARPGGTLDEWVELAYDDVPPRMWPVAARSLLAHVERIQSLQGTP; this is encoded by the coding sequence ATGGTCCGCCCTTCCCAACTCCTGCACTCCCAGCGCGAGCCCGTGCCCACCCGACCCGCCGCCACCGTGCTGCTGCTGCGCGACACGCCGCAGGGCATCGAGGTGCTGATGACGCGCCGCTCGATGACGGCCAGCTTCGCACCCGGCGCCTATGTGTTTCCCGGCGGCGGCGTCGACGCGGCCGACAGCGCGGCGCACGCCATCGCGGCGCGGCGCCCGACGCAGAGCGAGCTGCACCTGACCCAGGCCATCGCCGCGATCCGCGAGAGCTTCGAGGAACTCGGCATCCTGCTGGCCCGCCATGCCGACGGCCGGCCGGCCAACGCCGCCGACATCGCCGCGCTCGACCGCAAGGCGCCGTTCGCCGCACAGTGTCAGGCGCGCGGCCTGACGCTGGCTGCCGACCAGGTCTTCGTGCTGGCCCACTGGATCACCGACCGCGACCTGCCGCGCCGCTTCGACGTGCCCTTCCTCGTGGCCCGCATGCCCGAAGGCCAGCAGCCGGTGGCCGACGAGGCCGAGCAGTTCGAGCCGGTCTGGGTGCGCCCGGTCGACGCGCTGGCGCGGCACCGGGCCGGGCAGTTCTTCATCATCTTCCCGACCATCCGCACGCTGGAGCGGCTGCAGGCTTTCCAGAGCGTCGATGAGGTGCTGGCGGCCTGCGCCAGCGAGCAGCCGCTGTGGACCAGTTGCCCGCGCGCCGGTTTCCTGGCCGGCCGCGAGGCGCGCTACATGGAGCACGAGATGCCCTACGGCGAGCTGGAGCTGGTCAGCCCCGACGGCCAGATCGTGCACCACCTGGACTGGCAGACCGAGCAGCCGGTGGCGCTGCTGAAGAACGTGCAGCGCCTCACGGCCCCCAACCCCGGCGTGATGACCGGCCCGGGCACCAACAGCTACCTGGTGGGGGACCCGGCCAGCGGCTACATCGCCATCGACCCGGGGCCGGACGACGCCGCGCACCTGGAGCGCCTATGGCGCGCGGTCAAGGGCGACATCCGCCTGATCGTCTGCACCCATTCGCACCCCGACCACTCGCCCGGCGCCCGGCCGCTGCAGGCCCTGTGCGCCGGCAAGCCGCCCATCCTCGGCCTGCCGTCGGCGCCCACCGCGCGCAGCGCCAGCCATTTCGTGCCCGACCGGGTGCTACAAAATCAGGAGCACCTGGTGACGCAGGGACAAGGACTCCCGCACACTTTGAAGGTGATTTTCACGCCCGGGCATGCCGCCAACCACCTGTGCCTGGTGCTGCTCGAAGACGGCCTGCTGTTCTCGGGCGACCACATCCTCAACGGCAGCACCACCGTGGTCGATCCGCCCGACGGCGACATGACGGCCTACCTCGAATCGCTGGACACCCTGAGCGCCGCCTGCGGCGAGCACGGCATCGGCTTCATCCTGCCGGCGCACGGCCATGTGCTGGGCCACGCCCGCCAGGCCATCGCCCACCTCAAGGCGCACCGCCTGAAGCGCGAGGCAAAGATCATCGCCGCGATGCAGGCCCGCCCCGGCGGCACGCTCGACGAGTGGGTCGAACTGGCCTACGACGACGTGCCGCCGCGCATGTGGCCGGTGGCGGCGCGCTCGCTGCTGGCGCACGTGGAGCGCATCCAGTCCCTGCAAGGCACCCCATGA
- the dapF gene encoding diaminopimelate epimerase, giving the protein MRIRFTKMQGAGNDFVVLDETRARLGLSPAQYRFLADRHFGVGADQILTVRPAPSADVDFEYVIHNADGGEVEQCGNGARCFVRFVREQGLTAKEAVRVQTLSGVIEPRMDADGRVTVDMGAPIFELARVPFDAAGLTPEAAGSWQKWPLVLDARTNPAIVSVAVLSMGNPHAVQLVDDVDSAPVAAQGPLIERHPAFPKRVNAGFMQVLSRSHIRLRVYERGAGETLACGTGACAAVVAGIRLGLLDARVDVDTRGGRLTIEWAGGDSPVRMTGPAVTVFAGDIDIPDNP; this is encoded by the coding sequence ATGCGAATCCGCTTCACCAAAATGCAGGGCGCGGGCAACGACTTCGTGGTGCTCGACGAGACGCGCGCTCGCCTGGGTCTGAGCCCGGCCCAGTACCGCTTCCTGGCCGACCGGCACTTCGGCGTGGGCGCGGACCAGATCCTGACCGTGCGCCCCGCGCCCAGCGCGGACGTCGATTTCGAATACGTGATCCACAACGCCGACGGCGGCGAGGTCGAGCAGTGCGGCAATGGCGCGCGCTGCTTCGTGCGCTTCGTGCGCGAGCAGGGCCTGACCGCCAAGGAGGCGGTGAGGGTGCAGACCCTCAGCGGCGTGATCGAGCCGCGCATGGATGCCGACGGCCGCGTCACGGTGGACATGGGCGCGCCCATCTTCGAGTTGGCGCGCGTGCCCTTCGATGCGGCCGGCCTCACGCCCGAGGCCGCCGGTTCATGGCAGAAATGGCCGCTGGTCCTTGACGCACGGACCAACCCTGCTATCGTTTCCGTAGCAGTCCTGTCGATGGGCAACCCGCATGCGGTGCAGCTCGTGGACGACGTGGACAGCGCGCCGGTGGCGGCGCAGGGCCCGCTGATCGAGCGGCACCCGGCTTTTCCGAAGCGCGTCAACGCGGGCTTCATGCAGGTGTTGAGCCGCAGCCACATCCGGCTGCGCGTGTACGAGCGCGGCGCCGGCGAGACGCTGGCCTGCGGCACCGGCGCCTGCGCCGCGGTGGTGGCCGGCATCCGCCTCGGGCTGCTGGACGCGCGCGTCGACGTGGACACGCGCGGCGGGCGGCTGACCATCGAGTGGGCCGGCGGCGACAGCCCGGTGCGCATGACCGGCCCGGCCGTGACGGTTTTTGCAGGTGACATCGACATCCCCGACAACCCATGA
- a CDS encoding DUF484 family protein: MNPITEDDIANYLANTPDFFERHAELLASVQMTSPHGNRAVSLQERQAEMLREKIKALEHRVMDMIRHGNENMIIADKLQRWARNLFLTPEARALPAQILVELREQFLVPQVAIKVWGVDSAFAGEAFAQGVSDDAKTFASSLTMPYCGVNSGFEPVNWLDDSALAMSLALVPLRAGAINSPGPAFGLLVLASPDPQRFHSGMGTDFLERIAELASAALSRLR, encoded by the coding sequence ATGAACCCCATCACCGAAGACGACATCGCCAACTACCTGGCGAACACGCCCGACTTCTTCGAGCGCCACGCCGAGCTGCTGGCCAGCGTGCAGATGACCAGCCCGCACGGCAACCGCGCCGTGAGCCTGCAGGAGCGTCAGGCCGAGATGCTGCGCGAGAAGATCAAGGCGCTGGAGCACCGCGTGATGGACATGATCCGCCACGGCAACGAGAACATGATCATTGCCGACAAGCTGCAGCGCTGGGCGCGCAACCTGTTCCTCACGCCCGAGGCGCGCGCGCTGCCGGCCCAGATCCTGGTCGAGCTGCGCGAGCAGTTCCTGGTGCCGCAGGTGGCGATCAAGGTCTGGGGCGTGGACAGCGCCTTTGCCGGCGAAGCCTTCGCGCAGGGCGTGAGCGACGATGCCAAGACCTTCGCCTCCTCGCTGACCATGCCGTACTGCGGCGTGAACTCGGGGTTCGAGCCCGTCAACTGGCTTGACGACTCGGCCCTGGCCATGTCGCTGGCGCTGGTCCCGCTGCGCGCCGGCGCCATCAACAGCCCCGGCCCCGCGTTCGGCCTGCTGGTGCTGGCCTCGCCCGATCCGCAGCGCTTTCACAGCGGCATGGGCACCGACTTCCTGGAACGCATCGCCGAGCTGGCCAGCGCCGCGCTGTCGCGGCTGCGGTAG
- a CDS encoding tyrosine recombinase XerC, whose translation MGAAEASLVERYLEHVRVEKRLAQRTVELYALDLQKLSGHAAQAGVELLQVQNAHIRRWVAQMHGGGRSGRGIALILSGWRGFYTWLGRQGLIASNPVQDVRAPKAARPLPKALSVDDSVQLAGYQNDDNDPWLEARDAAMVELLYGCGLRVGELVGLDAVAGSAARGWVDLQAGEAHVLGKGGKRRAVPVGAQALEALQHWLALRGTLSEQPALFIGRHGTRLTAQSIWQRLKRRSLQAGLATPVHPHMLRHSFASHVLQSSGDLRAVQELLGHANITTTQVYTRLDFQHLARAYDAAHPRARKKT comes from the coding sequence ATGGGCGCTGCCGAGGCATCTCTCGTCGAGCGCTACCTCGAGCATGTGCGCGTGGAAAAGCGCCTGGCGCAGCGCACGGTCGAACTCTATGCGCTGGACCTGCAGAAACTCAGCGGCCACGCGGCCCAGGCCGGCGTCGAGCTGTTGCAGGTGCAGAACGCCCATATCCGCCGCTGGGTGGCGCAGATGCATGGCGGCGGCCGCAGCGGACGCGGCATCGCGCTCATCCTCTCGGGCTGGCGCGGCTTCTACACCTGGCTCGGGCGCCAGGGCCTGATCGCCAGCAACCCGGTGCAGGATGTGCGGGCCCCCAAGGCGGCCCGGCCGCTGCCCAAGGCGCTGAGCGTGGACGACTCCGTGCAGCTCGCGGGCTACCAGAACGACGACAACGATCCCTGGCTCGAGGCGCGCGATGCGGCCATGGTGGAGTTGCTCTACGGCTGCGGCCTGCGCGTGGGCGAGCTGGTGGGGCTCGACGCCGTGGCCGGCAGCGCGGCGCGCGGCTGGGTCGATCTGCAGGCCGGCGAAGCGCATGTGCTGGGCAAGGGCGGCAAGCGCCGCGCGGTGCCGGTGGGGGCCCAGGCGCTCGAGGCGCTGCAGCACTGGCTGGCGCTGCGCGGCACCCTGTCCGAACAGCCCGCGCTGTTCATCGGCCGCCACGGCACGCGGTTGACGGCCCAGTCGATCTGGCAGCGCCTGAAGCGCCGCAGCCTGCAGGCTGGCCTCGCCACACCGGTGCACCCGCACATGCTGCGCCACTCGTTCGCGAGCCACGTGCTGCAGTCCAGCGGCGACCTGCGCGCGGTGCAGGAGCTGCTGGGCCATGCCAACATCACCACCACGCAGGTCTACACCCGGCTCGACTTCCAGCACCTGGCGCGCGCCTACGATGCGGCGCATCCGCGCGCGCGCAAGAAGACCTAG